One Cyprinus carpio isolate SPL01 unplaced genomic scaffold, ASM1834038v1 S000006615, whole genome shotgun sequence genomic region harbors:
- the LOC109051777 gene encoding LOW QUALITY PROTEIN: spectrin beta chain, non-erythrocytic 4-like (The sequence of the model RefSeq protein was modified relative to this genomic sequence to represent the inferred CDS: deleted 5 bases in 3 codons), whose protein sequence is MLTARDGARDEAQKLHRKGMKHQAFMAEWLNARNKDWLAKIEQEGEELIQEQPELRSVVEMKLKEIRECWSHLENTTKVKARQLFETQNHRTTDLPTNTLSDLDQHLTAIQDQPPTLGSTHSIQPTLLQPRPTFSQQLQRIQSMEAQMQLYQGVGEVRAGADHRRPEGEEQGGVTETRIVRLIEPLKERRRILLASKEMHQVTQDLEDEIVWIQDRLLLASSTEYGTNLQSVQHLIMNHKALQMEIQAQRGRVEEVLERAEAIAALLTPEVELVREGAGHVRQLWEVLQVEMERRTVMLDAVNHAQQYYTQAAKVESWLSGQKLQVLNEEKGNDEASTFRLLKEQLALEQTVENYAETVSSLSQQCRRMLELGHPDSEQITKQQAHIDRLYVSLKDLVEQRKTKLEQQYWLYQLKREVEALEKWISEREAVASSTELGQDLEHVTSLQSSFTQFSTETRAVGQKQMDSVNKMVNEMIDCSHSDAATIAEWKDGLNESWADLLELMETRAQMLAASYQLHKFFTDCQEVLVQIEGKMRQLPEVRSCQVSSANPGTLHRLLHSFEHSLQLLVSQVRQLQENAVQLRAIYAGEKADAILSREQEVMQAWKELLVACEGSRVQVTTVTDKIQFFAVVRELSMWMDGIMGQIGLTDDARDLSVLDGMMSQHQNLKSKIDNKSKNFVHCVEMGKMLLAARNPAAEEVKEKLEYIMAKQKDLNERWEQHWEKLQQAQQRLQSNQPGSVEQSWLTIKEPITPNTREAGGGTDDVEELIRRHEAFRKAASTWKDHFSSLRQAEKMKEELNKQPSTSSLLSRQMFPLSCLVPSSSSSSSSSSLFRNPLQDSLLESKPGPDLMHTTEHTMANTLAQRLGSTLNPYTPVMNGSSYHGLIQPSGGVAEGLSYHGLKQQSVSGLDNSSYQGLNQQVGVLGVNSSSYTGLNQQGVLGEDSSSYHSLNHLGAVGVGVEPKIGYAWQHLKADCFQPKINHIHKAVPPLMEAHRAQLAGGAANMPAPPTGLDPSLEMIHSRLQRDPRGSRSDPQMDHLRREREYRLGRQTSSEQEIQARLNELPLIVRQERYRRRMERQSSSEQEGSGRQRVQKHDSSDAESGKEPSDKRPSGEKRSTMAEIVEQAQEKEACHARGDVYRPPSSLSAPVSRLDRPRARDRPKPRRRPRPKEPEEPRRSRSAPAQSVPSTPQPPTHTVQHEGFLYRKHEEEGKREAQIASRG, encoded by the exons GAGGGCGAGGAGCTGATCCAGGAACAGCCCGAGTTGCGATCAGTGGTGGAGATGAAGTTGAAGGAAATCAGAGAGTGCTGGTCTCACCTGGAGAACACCACCAAAGTCAAGGCCCGCCAGCTGTTTGAAACGCAGAACCACCGCACTACCGACCTGCCCACTAACACCCTCAGCGACCTGGACCAGCATCTCACCGCCATACAGGACCAGCCACCCACACTAGGCTCCACCCACAGCATCCAACCCACCCTCCTTCAGCCGCGCCCCACTTTCAGCCAGCAACTCCAGAGGATACAA TCAATGGAAGCCCAGATGCAGCTTTATCAAGGTGTTGGTGAAGTCAGGGCTGGTGCTGATCACAGGAGACCAGAAGGAGAAGAGCAAGGAGGCGTGACGGAGACCCGAATTGTGCGTCTTATCGAGCCTCTGAAGGAAAGGAGGCGGATACTTCTCGCCTCAAAAGAAATGCACCAAGTCACCCAGGACCTGGAGGATGAGATT GTATGGATTCAGGATCGGTTACTTTTGGCCTCATCTACAGAATATGGGACCAATCTGCAGAGTGTCCAACATTTAATCATGAACCATAAG GCACTGCAGATGGAGATACAAGCTCAGAGG GGGCGGGTTGAGGAGGTGCTGGAAAGGGCGGAGGCCATTGCTGCCCTGCTGACCCCAGAGGTGGAGCTTGTGCGTGAGGGGGCGGGGCATGTGAGGCAGCTGTGGGAGGTGCTTCAGGTAGAGATGGAACGTCGCACAGTGATGCTGGATGCCGTGAACCATGCCCAGCAGTACTACACCCAGGCAGCGAAGGTGGAGTCTTGGCTCAGTGGACAGAAACTTCAGGTCCTCAATGAGGAGAAAGGAAAC GATGAGGCCAGCACTTTTAGGTTACTGAAAGAGCAGTTGGCATTAGAGCAAACAGTGGAGAATTATGCAGAGACAGTGAGCTCACTGTCCCAGCAGTGCCGTCGCATGCTTGAGCTGGGACATCCAGACAG tgagcAAATCACCAAACAGCAGGCTCATATAGACCGGCTATATGTATCTCTAAAAGACCTGGTGGAACAGAGGAAAACAAAGCTGGAGCAGCAATACTGGTTGTATCAGCTGAAGCGAGAGGTAGAGGCGCTGGAGAAATGGATCTCTGAGAGGGAGGCTGTTGCCAGCTCCACTGAACTCGGCCAGGACCTCGAGCACGTCACG TCTCTGCAGAGCAGCTTTACTCAGTTCTCCACTGAGACACGTGCAGTTGGCCAGAAACAGATGGATTCAGTCAATAAGATGGTGAATGAGATGATTGACTGCAGTCACTCTGATGCTGCCACCATTGCAGAGTGGAAAGATGGGCTGAATGAGTCCTGGGCAGATCTTCTGGAGCTCATGGAGACCAGAGCGCAGATGCTTGCAGCCTCGTACCAGCTACACAAGTTCTTCACCGACTGTCAGGAG gtGCTGGTCCAGATCGAGGGAAAGATGAGACAACTACCAGAGGTGAGGTCATGTCAGGTGAGCTCAGCCAACCCTGGCACACTGCATAGACTTCTGCACTCTTTTGAGCACTCCCTGCAGCTGCTGGTCTCACAG GTACGGCAACTGCAAGAAAACGCAGTTCAGCTGCGTGCCATTTATGCCGGAGAGAAGGCAGATGCCATTTTATCCCGTGAGCAGGAAGTGATGCAGGCCTGGAAAGAGCTCCTTGTTGCATGTGAGGGCAGCCGTGTGCAGGTCACCACAGTAACCGATAAGATCCAGTTCTTCGCTGTGGTGCGGGAACTAAGCATGTGGATGGATGGAATAATGGGACAGATTGGCTTAACTGATGATGCCAG GGACCTCTCTGTGCTGGATGGCATGATGTCCCAACATCAGAATCTGAAGAGTAAAATAGATAACAAGAGCAAGAACTTTGTGCATTGCGTGGAGATGGGAAAGATGCTGCTCGCTGCACGCAACCCTGCAGCTGAAGAG GTAAAGGAGAAGCTGGAGTATATCATGGCAAAGCAGAAAGATCTGAATGAGCGATGGGAACAGCACTGGGAGAAGCTTCAGCAAG CCCAGCAGAGGCTGCAGTCCAACCAGCCGGGATCAGTGGAGCAGTCCTGGCTCACAATCAAGGAACCAATCACTCCAAATACCCGTGAGGCAGGTGGTGGGACAGACGATGTGGAGGAGCTGATTCGCCGGCATGAAGCATTCCGGAAGGCCGCGTCCACGTGGAAGGATCATTTCAGCTCGTTACGCCAG GCAGAGAAAATGAAGGAGGAACTGAACAAGCAGCCTTCTACCTCCTCTCTCCTCAGCAGGCAGATGTTCCCTCTCTCCTGTCTTGTGCCCAGCTcctcttcctcgtcttcatcctccTCTCTCTTCCGTAACCCTCTTCAGGACTCACTTCTGGAGTCCAAGCCCGGGCCTGACCTCATGCACACCACAGAACACACCATGGCGAACACACTTGCTCAGCGGCTCGGATCCACCCTGAACCCTTACACGCCCGTCATGAACGGCTCCTCGTACCACGGGCTGATCCAGCCATCAGGGGGTGTGGCCGAGGGTCTTTCCTACCATGGGCTAAAACAACAAAGTGTTTCAGGGTTGGATAATTCTAGCTATCAGGGGTTAAACCAACAAGTTGGTGTCTTGGGGGTGAACAGCTCCAGCTACACTGGACTTAACCAACAGGGTGTTTTAGGAGAAGACAGCTCCAGCTACCACAGCCTGAACCATTTAGGTgctgtgggggtgggggtggagcCCAAAATAGGATATGCTTGGCAGCACCTGAAAGCTGACTGCTTTCAGCCCAAAATCAACCACATTCACAAAGCTGTTCCACCTTTAATGGAGGCGCACCGAGCCCAGCTCGCCGGTGGAGCAGCAAACATGCCAGCTCCTCCTACGGGCCTGGACCCCTCCCTGGAGATGATCCACAGCCGGTTACAGAGGGACCCCCGCGGGAGCCGATCTGACCCGCAAATGGATCACTTGAGGCGGGAGAGAGAGTACCGGCTTGGCCGACAGACCTCCAGCGAGCAGGAGATCCAGGCACGACTTAACGAGCTCCCGCTAATTGTAAGGCAGGAACGATACCGTCGAAGAATGGAGAGACAGTCGTCCAGTGAGCAGGAGGGCAGCGGTAGGCAGAGAGTACAGAAACATGACTCCAGTGATGCAGAATCTGGGAAAGAGCCATCTGACAAGAGACCATCTGg ggagaAGCGTTCCACTATGGCTGAGATTGTTGAGCAAGCACAGGAGAAAGAAGCTTGTCAT GCGAGGGGAGATGTGTACAGACCCCCCAGCAGCCTCTCTGCACCAGTGAGCCGTCTGGATCGCCCTCGAGCTCGAGACCGCCCCAAACCACGACGAAGACCTCGTCCAAAAGAGCCTGAGGAGCCACGGAGGTCCCGTTCTGCGCCGGCTCAGAGCGTCCCATCCACACCTCAGCCTCCTACCCACACCGTTCAACATGAGGGCTTCCTGTACAGGAAACACGAAGAGGAGGGGAAGAGAGAAGCCCAAATAG CAAGTCGTGGGTAA